The genomic stretch CAAAGCGCGATTGCAGGAGATTCATGGTGCCGATGAAGCTCGCCACGAACGTCGTGGCGGGCCGGTCATAGAGCGTCGCCGGCGGGGCGATCTGCTCGATGCGGCCCTTGTTCATCACGACGATGCGGTCGGAAATCGACAGGGCCTCGGTCTGATCGTGGGTGACCATGACGAATGTGGTGCCAAGCCGCGATTGCAGCCGCTTCAGCTCGACCTGCATCTGTTCGCGCAGATGCGCGTCGAGCGCCGACAGCGGTTCGTCGAGCAAGAGCACGCGCGGCTCGCAGACGATGGCGCGAGCAAGTGCCACGCGCTGACGCTGGCCGCCCGAGAGTTCCAAGACACGGGCGCGAAGCTTGTCGGCGAGACCGACCATGTCGAGGGCTTCACCGACCCGCTTTGCCTGCTCGGCACCGGTGAGTTTGCGCAGCGACAGGCCGAAGCCGACATTTTCGGCGACGTCCATATGCGGAAACAGCGCGTAGTCCTGGAACACGGTGTTGACCGGCCGGTCGAAGGGCCGAAGCGCGGTGATATCGCGGCCGTCGAGCAAGACCTTGCCGCTCGACGGGCTTTCGAAGCCGGCGATGACGCGCAGGCTGGTGGTCTTGCCACAGCCGGACGGTCCGAGCAGCGTGATGAATTCGCCGCTGACGATGTCGAGATCGACGGCATCGAGCCCGACGATGCCGCCTGGAAAAATCTTCGAGACCGACTGCAACCGGACAAGTGGATCAGGCGCCATCGCGAACCTCGGAGGGCTTCGTGGTGTTGACCCAGAGGATCTGGCATTGCTCGGCGCCGGGATTGCGGAAGGCATGCAGAAGCGTGCTCTTGAAGGCAAAGCTGTCGCCGGTCTTCAAGCCATATTTTGTCGAATCCACCACCAGCTCGACCTCGCCCGAAAGCACGTAGCCGAATTCGTGGCCGGCATGGGCATAGGCTTCCGCCGTGCCGCCGTCGGCCTCCACCGTCACCAGCATGCCGGTGAGCGTCGCGCCCGGCGGCGACAGCAGTGCCTTGGCGATGCCTTCGGACTTCACCGGGATGGAGCGCCGCTTGTCGGAGCGCACGCAGTAGAGATCGTTGACGGCCTCGTCGCCATCGGCGATCAGCGCCGAAGGCTCGATGTCGAGGGCGGCGGCGAGCGGCCAGATCACCTTGACGCGCAGCGAGGACATGCCGCGCTCGATCTGACTCAGCGCACCGATCGACACACCTGCCCTGGCCGCCAGTTCGGCCAGCGACAGGCGGCGCTCGAGCCGCAGCGCCCGCACGCGCCGGCCGACACGGATGTCGGCATCGTCCCTGGGTTTCTCGGCGGCCTCGTCAAGCATGTCCATGCATCGGTCCTTGTTGCGGTCTCTGGGGCCAGCACCTGACAATGGCCAGCCTCGGGATTGAATTCGCATTTTATCGGGCGTCGGCGCCGCCCCTCATCCGCCTGCCGGCACCTTCTCCCCGTATAGTGACGGGGAGGAGGAGGCTGGCCGCACCCTCGGCGCCTTTCTTACGACGTTGATGATTGGCGAAATCGGCGATGAGAGCGCCCCTCTCCCCGTCACCATATAGGGAGAGGATGCTGGCAGGCAGGGGAGGGGCAGCGCAAACCTCGACAATCAGTCATCCAATACAGCTGAAGCTCACCCGCCGGCCTTCACCTTCTCGAACATCTTGGCCACATCGTCGTTCTGCTTCATCGGTCCGGTGAAGATGGTGCTCTTCAGCATCACTTCGGGATCAGACGGCAGTTGCAACTTCTCCAGTTCATCCTTCGCCACGCCGGCGAAGGCGGTGCTGAGCGAACTGCCATAGCCATAGGACTGGATCAGGAATTTGCCCGAATCGGCATCCAGCCGGCTGTTGATGAAATCATAGGCGAGATCGACATTCTTGGCGTCCTTGAGCATGACGAAGCCGCAGGCCCAGGTCAGCATGCCTTCTTTCGGCTTCATGAACTCGACCGGCACGCCCTGCTTCTTCAGCGAGGTGGCCGATGCATTCCAGGTCATGGCGGCGACCAGCTGGCCGCTGGCCAGCGCCTGTTCGACCGAGGTCATGTCGGTGGTGTAGCTCGACAGCAGCGGGCGCTGCTCGCGCAGTTTTGCCGCGACCTTCTCCATCTGCTCAGACGTCATGTCGAACGGATTGACGCCAGCCAGAAGCGCGGCGACGATCGGCGTATCATGCACGGCGTCGATGGTCGCCATGCGGCCGGCATATTGCTTGTCCCAGAGCAGGTTCCAGCTCGCTTCCGGATTCTTCACCAGATCGGTGCGGTAGAGGATGGACGTGTTGCCCCAGTCCCACGGCACCATCCACACCTTGCCGTCGCCGGCCTGCAGATCGGGCAGGTTCTTGAACACCGGGAAGATCGAATCCCAGTTCTTGATGCGCTTGGTGTCGATCGGCTGCAGCAGGCCTTCCTTGTTCCAGCGCGCCACCTTGTCGTAGCAGGGATGCGCGATGTCAGGACGGAAGCCGGCCTTGACCTTGGTGAAGGCATCGTCGTCGTCGCCGAAGATCGAAGCCTCGACGCCATCGGGGTGCGCGGCAAGGAAGCTCTTGTTGAAGTCGGGCAATTCGTAGCCCGACCAGGTGAAATATTGCAGCTTTTCGGCGGCCAGCGCCACGCTCGACGACAAGGCGAGCGCCAATGCGGCGAGGCCGGCGCGGGCCTTTTGTCCGACTATCGATTTCAGGTGGAAGGTCATTTCTGTTCTCCTCTTCTTTGTTATGGTCAGGCTGGATTGCGGCGCGCGGCGCCGAGCCCGCGATGGCGCAGGATCTCGGCGGTGCCGGCGATGATGAAGGACACGACCAGGATCACTGTCCCCAGCGCCATGACGGTCGGCAGCGAGCGGGGAAAGCGCAGCTGGCTCCAGATATAGAGCGGCAGGGTCGGCTCGGTTCCCGCAAGGAAGAAGACGACGATGAATTCGTCGAAGGAAATCAGGAAGGCGAGCATGAAGGCCGACAGCACGGCCGGCAGGCTGAGCGGCAGCATGACGCGCCGGAACGTCGTCCAGTCGGAGGCGCCGAGGTCGAGCGCCGCCTCTCGAACCGTTTTCGGGATAGCGGCGAAACGGCTGCGCATGACGACCACGGTCGTCGGCAACGCCACCAGTATGTGGCCGAGCACGATGGCGACGCGCGAGGGCCCGAGGCCGATCAGGTTGACCAGGATCAAGAGCGATATGCCGACGATGACGCCGGGAATGAGGATCGGCAGCCTTGCTATGGCGCTGATCGTGGCGGCCAGCGGCGAGCGGCCATAGAGGTCCATGTAGGACACGGTGATGCCGCACAGCGTGGCGCCGGAAGCGGCGATGGCGCCGATGACGAGGCTGTTCAGGAGCGCGCCCGACAACGCCGGATTGCCGTAGAGCGTCAGATACCATTGCAACGTAAAACCCTGCAGCGGAAACGCTGCCTGGATGGAATCGTTGAAGGAAAACAGCGGGATCAGCAGGACCGGCAGATAGAGAAAGACCAGATAGGCAAGCACGTAGAGGCCGAGCCAGCTGCCATCCCGTTTCGTGCCGGCGCGGTTCGCTTTCATGGGCGGCTGCCAAATCTGTGGTCGGCGCCGCGCGCGACAAGCACCACGGCGAGAATGACCAGCATGACGCAGACCGAAAGGGCCGCGCCGAACGGCCAGTCATTTGCCTTGCCGAACTGCGACTGGATCAGCGTGCCGATCATGGTACTGGCCGGGCCGCCGACCATGGCCGGCGTGACATAGTCGCCAACGGTCGGCACGAAGACGACGAGCGCGGCGGCCAATACCCCCGGCATGGAGTTCGGCAGCACGACGCGACGGAATGCGGTGAACGGGCGCGCGCCGAGGTCGGAGGCGGCCTCGAGCAGCGATTTGGGGATGGTGTCCAGCGCGACATAGATCGGCAGGATGGCGAAGGGCGCGTAGGCATGCGCAAGCGTGACGACCACCGCGGCCGGCGTGTTGAGAAAGGCCAGCGTCGGCTCAGACCAGATGCCGCTTTCAATCAGCGCCGAGTTCAGGACGCCGTTATAGGCGAGCACGATCTTCCAGGCGAAGACGCGCAGGAGATAGCTGGTCCAGAACGGCAGCGTCACCAGGAAGAGCAGCAGGCTGCGCCGCCGCCCGGCGTGGAAGGCGAGATAGTAGGCGACGGGATAGGCGGTGACGACGGTCGCCAGCGTCACCAGGCCGGCAATGACCAGCGAGCGCAGCGTCACCGTCCAGTAGAGCGGATCGGTGGCCACGGTGACGAAGTTCCCGACGGTCAGCCCGACGCCGAGCAGCGAGCCGTCATTGCCACGGAAGGCGAGGAACAGCACCAGCCCAAGCGCGAACAGGATCAGCAGGAAGGTGACCAGCGCACCGGGCAGCAGCATGGCGAGCCGGAAGCCCGATGAAGACCGGGCCTCTGGCGCTTGTGCTGCAACGAAGGCCGACATCGACCTGCCCACCGAGATTTTGAAATTGGCTAAGACTTTTTCATATTCATGAAACTGTCAAGCGGAATCCGGCTTTCCTGAATTGGACGCAATCAACGTTCCAGCGACTGCGGGAACGTTTGGGCCTTGCCCGGAATGGTCGAAAAGGCGGTAGCCGGCCTGGCAAGCCTGCCGTTCTCCGCCGCGTTGGTCGGGTCGTCTCATCCGAATCGTTTGGTCGGGGCGCCTCGAACGCCTACGCGCACCGCGAACAGCCCGCCCTCCTGCGGGTTCGCCCGCAAATGACTCTCGCTCATGGTAAACCGCGCCGAGGTGACGAAGAGGGTGTCGAAATTCTCGCCGCCGAAGGCACAGCTCGTCGGCCAGCTGCAGGGCAGCTCCACCACTCTGTCCAGAACCCCGTCAGGTGAAATGCGAACCAGGCAGCCGCCGCCCGCAACGCGACAGTTCCAGACGTAGCCCTCCGCATCCATGCACGACCCGTCCGGCAGGCCGCGAGGAAAACCCGAAAAGAAAGGACGCCTGTCGGTTATTCGCGACCGCACCCTGTCCCAGTGGTAGCGAAAGATCTGGTTCTTCGTCGTGTCCGCCGTGATGAACGTATCATCCGCCGCCCAGACCATCGTGTTGGTGATGCCGAAGCGATCGGTACTGAGCGCCTCGACAGTGCCGGCTGTGTCGACACGATAGATCCGCCCCGCATCTCGCGAAATATCGCGCGCAAGATCGTCTGCGCCGATGTTGTTTTCCATCGTGCCGACCCAGAACGAGCCGTCCGGGGCGACCACGCCCTCATTCAAGCGTGTGTCAGGGCTGTCCGGTTCGATCGTCGCGATCGTCCTGAAGCTCTCTCCAAAATCCCACAGCGCCACGTCCTTTCGCAGCCCGACGATCGCGCCGCCGTCCCGGCGCAGGCCAATCGAGGTTGCGAGGTCCGGGGTCCGCCAGCTCTGATGATCGCGAGTAGCCGGATCGAACCGGTGAATGCGCCGCCCGATGATGTCCACCCAGATCAGTGCCTTCCTGTTCTCGTCCCAGAGCAGGCTCTCACCGACGATATCCCTGGCATTACACACCAAGCTCGGCTGTTTTTTTTTCGCTATCCACTGCCCTTCCCCTCCCAGCTGTCGCGCGGTCAATCGCTATTGACAGACAAGATTTCATAAAGCTATAGGCATTTCAAGAAAACATGTCATACAGGTTTAGGGCAAATGGTAAGCGATCGCAGCATAGAGCCTGACGAGACGAATCCCGGGCTGGTGAGTGCCGCCATTCAGGCCATCACCCAACACATCCGCGTCGAAGGCCTTGGCCCCGGCGACCTCTTGCCCAGTGAAGCCGACATGACCCGCAAGCTCAGTGTCTCGCGCACAGTGGTGCGGGAGGCGTTTCGATCGTTGTCGGCGATGCGTCTCATCGACATGAGCGCCGGCCGGCGTGCCAGCGTCGCCAAGCTCGACATTGGCGCCATGTCGATGGTGATTGAGCACGGCGTCACCACCGAACAGATCAGCGTCCAGCAGGTTTATGATGTGCGCCGCACCATCGAAATGCGCACGGTGGCGCTCGCCGCACTCCGGCGGACCGATGCGGAGGCGGCTGAAATACAGAAATGCGCGCAGCTGATGCGCGAGAATTACCGTACGCCCGAGATCGTCATGGAGTACGACATCGCATTCCATGAGGCGATCGCGCAGGCCTCCCACAACCCGGTGTTTTCGTTGATCATCAACGCCTTCAGCGGTGTCACGCGACGCACCTGGGTGATCGGCTGGCGTACGCGCGCCACCGAGGAAGAGCAGATCAAGATGATCGAGGGGCACGCGGATATTGCCCGGGCGATCGTCGCTGGGAACCCGCAACTTGCCGCCGAACATATGGCCGCGCATTTCGACAAGAGCGTCAAGGCATTGATCGACGCGGGGATCGCATGAAAATCCGCTCGATCGAGACCATCCGCATCGAAGAACGACCCAATCTACTCTGGGTCGAGGTGCATACGGACGAGGGCGTCACCGGCCTCGGCGAAACCTTTTTCCTGGCCCGCACGGTCGAGGAATACATCCACGAATATGTCGCGCCACGCGTCATCGGCCGCGATCCACTGCAGATCGATCTGCTTTCCGCAGATCTGGTTGGCTATCTCGGTTTCCGCTCAAGCGGGGTCGAAGTGCGCGGCAATTCCGCCTTCGACATCGCGCTCTGGGACATTTTCGGCAAGGCGATGAACCAGCCGATCGCGCAGCTTCTGGGAGGCTTTTCGCGGCAGTCCATCCGCACCTACAACACCTGCGCCGGCACCGAATACATCAAGGACGGCAAGGGACAGACCACCGCGAATTATGGTCTCGGCACAAGGCAAGGTTACGACGACCTGAACGGGTTTCTCCACCGCGCCGACGAATTGGCGGCGGAGCTGCTCGAGGACGGTATCACGGCCATGAAGATCTGGCCTTTCGACCATGCCGCAGAGAAAAGCCGGGGGCTAGACATTAGCGCCGGCGATCTCAAAGCCGCGCTGCAGCCCTTCGAGAAGATCCGCAAAGCCGTCGGCGACAAGATCGACATCATGGTCGAGTTCCACTCCATGTGGCAGCTCCTGCCCGCGATCAAGATCGCCAAGGCGCTCGGACCTTATGGCACCTACTGGCATGAGGATCCCATCCGCATGGACAGCCTCGCCGATCTCAAGCGCTATGAGGCCGCGAGCCCGGCGCCGATCTCGGCGTCGGAAACCTTGGGCAGTCGCTGGGCGTTCCGCGACCTTCTGGAGACGGGCGCCGCGGGCATCGTCATGCTGGACATTTCCTGGTGTGGCGGACTTTCCGAGGCACGCAAGATCGCAGCGATGGCGGAGGCCTGGCATCTGCCGGTCGCCCCGCACGACTGCACCGGGCCGGTGGTGCTGGCGGCGTCCACGCATTTGTCGCTCAACGCGCCCAACGCCCTCGTCCAGGAGAGTGTGCGGGCATTTTACAGGACCTGGTATCGCGACCTCGTGACCGCGCTGCCGGAAGTCAAGGACGGCATGATCACCGTGCCGCCTGGTCCCGGCCTCGGGCTGGAGCTCAATCCCGACCTCGGTCGGGCCTACACCGTCCATCGCCGGGTCTCCGACAAGACGGACATCTGAAGCACACTCAACGGGAGGAATAGAAATGAAACGACTGACTGCAACGCTTTTGCTCGCCACGACCCTGCTTGCCGGGCCTTCCGTCGCCAGTGCCGACGGGCTCAACATCGTCTTTACGCACCATTCGTCGGCCTCGAACACCTTCTGGCAGGCGGTGAAGAAGGGCTTTGACGATGCCTGCGGCAAGGTCGTGGCCAAGTGCAACATGATCTTCACCCAGACCGAAGGCTCGGTCGAACAGCAACTCGCCAACATGCGCGCCGCGCTTGCGGCCAAGCCGGATGCCCTGCTGACCTCGATTGTGGACAACAAGGCGTTCGACGACGTCATCAAGGAGGCGCGGGACGCCGGTGTGTTGGTGATTGCCGTCAATGTCGATGACACCGAAGGCGCCAAGGGCAATGCACGGCAGGCCTTCATCGGGCAAGGTTTCAAGCCGGCGGGCTATTCGCTCGGCAAAGCGATTTCCGAGAGCTTCCCGAAAGAGGGGCCGATCAAGGTTCTGGTCGGCATTTCCGCACCCGGCCAGAACTGGTCAGAAAGCCGCGGCGCGGGCGTCATGCAGTTCCTGGAAGAGTACAAGGCGGCCCACCCCGACCGCCAGGTTTCATGGGAGCGGATCGACAGCGGAACGGATCTTGCGATCACGTCCGATCGTGTCGGCGCCTATCTCAACGCGCATCCCGACACCACGGCCTATTTCGACACCGGCTTCTGGTGCGCGGGCGTTGCGCGCTCGCTGCAGGACCGCGGCGTCGCGCCGGGCAAGGTCCTGCTTGGCGGCTTCGATCTGGTGCCGGAAGTCCTGCAGCAGATGCAGAAGGGCTACGTCCAGGCTCTGGTGGATCAACAGCCCTACATGCAGGGCTTCATGCCCGTCATGGAAGCCTACCTGAACAAGAAGGTCGGTCTGGCCCCCTCCGACATCGATACGGGTCAAGGCATCGTACGCCCGGATCAGGCCGATGCGATCATGACGCTTTCCTCGCAAGGTCTGCGTTAAGCCCACACCCGCCATGTGTTCACCCGGCGGTCCGCGCACTGCCGGGTGGTCCCTTGCCTCGAATTCCTGGAGCCTGCCTTGAAACGCCTCTTCAAGACCTATCTGGAAAAGCCGGAACTGGCGGGACTGATCCTGCTGGTGCTTCTGGTGGTGATTTTCGAGATCCGCTCGGATGGCGTGTTCCTCAATCAGGATAACCTTCGCGGCATCCTCGGCATTCTGCCGGAAACGGGCCTCGTCGCCATCGGCGTCACGATCTTGATGATCAGCGGCGAGTTCGACCTGTCGGTTGGATCGGTGTTCGCGCTGATGCCGATGTGCATGGCGGTCCTCATGGTCGAAGGGCTGCCCTTCCCCCTTGCCTTGCTGGCCGGGCTTGTCGTCTGCGCGGTGATCGGATTTATCAACGGCTATGTGACGATCTGGTTCGAGATCCCGAGCTTTATCACCACGCTCGGCATGCTTTTCATCGCCCGGTCCCTGACGATCGTCGTCTCGGGCGGGTTTCCACCCTTGCTTCCCGCCGATCTGCCGAACTGGCTGTTCACCTCGTTCGTCGGCCCCGGCAACATGTTCCGCATGTCGTTCCTGTGGTTTGCGGGAATTGCGCTGCTGACATCCCTGATGCTTTCCAGAACCAATTTCGGCAACTGGATAAAGGCCACCGGCGGCTTCCACCCGGCTGCCGCCTCGATGGGCATCCCGACCGCGAGGGTAAAACTCGCATGCTTCGTGCTTTGCTCGATGCTGTCGGGTTTCGCCGGCATGCTGCAAGTGCTGAGGCTGGGCTCCCCCTTGCCTTCCATCGGCGAAGGTCTGGAACTCCAGGCGGTCGCCTCAGCGGTGATCGGCGGCGCTTCGCTCGCAGGCGGCATCGGCACGGTCGCCGGCGGCATCATCGGCACAATCCTCATCCGCATCATCGACAACGGGCTGGTGCTCTCGAATGTCGACGCGAACTGGTTCAAATTCGCGATCGGCTTCCTGACCATTTTCGCCGTCGTCGCCAATGCCTGGATGCGCAAACGCGCCAAGGCGATCAAGATGGAGGGCTGAGCCATGGAAGACGCAATCATCTCCGTGCGCAATCTTCACAAATGGTATTCCGGCGTCCATGCGTTGAAGGGGGTGAGCCTCGACCTGAAGCGCGGCGAGGCGCTCGGGCTGGTCGGCGACAACGGTGCCGGCAAATCGACGCTCATCAACATCCTGTCCGGCGTCCATACCGCTGACGAAGGCGAGATCCTGGTCGAAGGCAGACCGGTGCGGATCGCGAGGCCGCGCGATGCGATGAACCTCGGCATCGAGACCATCTACCAGTACAATTCTATGGTTCCCACCATGTCGATCGCCAGGAACCTGTTTATCGGCCGCGAACCGACGCTGTTTTCCTTATTCGGCGTCGGCATCCTGGATCAAAAGAAGATGGGCAGCGAGAGCATCAAGGCGATCGCCAATGTCGACCTGCATCTGCGCTCGCCCGACGCGCTGGTCGGTGAATTGTCAGGCGGCCAGCGGCAGGGTGTCGCCATCGCGCGCGCCATGCATTTCAAATCGAAGGTGATGATCCTCGACGAACCGACCAATCACCTTTCGGTCAAGGAGACCAGCAAGGTCATCGGCTTCGTGCGTGGACTGAAGGCGCAAGGGGTGACCGGCGTTTTCATCAGCCACAACATGCATCACGTCTTTGATTGCTGTGATCGCGTGGTCGCGATGGCGCGCGGCGAGGTCGTGCTCGACAAGCGCATCGAGGAGACCTCCATCGATGAAGTCCACAACGTGCTTTGAGGAGCGGGAACGGTGATGACGAACCTTTCCGGTAAAGGAGTGCTCCTGACGGGTGGTCTCGGTTCGCTGGGCCGCGCCCAGGCTGCCGCGCTTGCCCGCGCCGGCGCGCGCGTGCTGTTGCTTGACCGGCCGGAGAATGCCGAAGGGCCTGGAATCGCCGCGGAGCTGGCGGCGGCAAACAAGGGTACGATCGTCTATGTCGGTTGCGACTTGAACCAGCTGGCTGAAACCGAGGCAGCGGTTAGGGCGCTCGCCGACGCAGAAGGCACGATCGACATTCTGATCAACAACGCCGCGCTCATCATCAACCGTCCGTTCGAGGAATTCTCGCTTGGCGAGTACGAGGACCAGATCCGTGTGAATTCATCGGCTGCCTTCGCGCTGGCACGCGCCTGCGCCCCCGGCATGAAGAAGAAGGGCTGGGGCAGGATCGTCAACTTCTGCTCGGTGACGCTGAACGGCCGCTGGGAGGGCTACGTGCCCTATGTGGCCTCGAAGGGCGCCATGCTGGGACTGACCAAGTCGCTGGCGCGGGAATTGGGGCCACACGGCATCACCGTGAACGCGGTGTCGCCCGGCGCTGTCGTTTCCGAGGCAGAGGAGCGCGTCTTCGGAGAACGGCTCGAGGAATACAGTGACTGGATCCTCGCCAACCAAAGCCTTAAGCGGCGAATCGAGCCGCAGCATATCGCCGATTTGGTGCTATTCCTCGTCTCCCCGGCCGCGGACATGATCAGCGGTCAGAACATCAACATCGATGGCGGATGGTAGCCGTGGCGGCCTTTCGATGACCAACGACGATGAGATCGAACTTGCCGATGGGCGTGCAAGCCTCGTGGTGCGCCCCCGCGAGGGCGCCGCCATCATGCGCTACGACGCAATCCGACCCGGCCGAGCCCCCACGCCTCTCCTTGAGCCGTCGAGAGGCTTGCTGAAGTTCGGGTCGCAACTGCTGATCCCCTGGTCAAACCGCATTTCCGGTGGCGGCTTCGAGTTTGACGGGCGCTTCCATGCGATAGAGCCCAATGTCGAAGGCGAGGCGTTCCCGCTCCACGGCGACGCATTTCAAAGGCCGTGGCGGTTGACGAGGCGAACCCGCACCGAAATGGAGCTGGTCCTGGAGGATGGAGCGATCGGGCCTTACCGCTACCGTGCGAGCGTCCGCTATGCATTGGAGGATGGCGCGCTGTCCGCAGCGCTGACTGTCGAGAACCGAGCCGACATACGCCTGCCCTACGGGCTCGGTCTCCACCCCTGGTTTCCGCGCCGCCCGCGCACTTTGCTGCAAGCATCGGCGCATAGTGTCTGGCTGGAGGACGAACGACACCTACCGACGGGGGTGGTGCCGCTGTCCTCCCGGCCGGAATGGGATTTTTCGCAAGCCGCGCCGCTTCCCGGCGCCTGGGTCAACAATGCCTTCGAAGGTTGGAACGGGCACGCCTCGATCATCCAGCCGGATGACGCTATCGTCGTCACGGTCGAGGCATCGCCCTCGCTGAATGTCTTCGTCCTCTACTCGCCGGCACGAGACGCCGATTTCTTCTGCTTCGAACCCGTTTCACATGTGGTGGACGCCCATCACGGCAGCGGCCTGACCACGCTGGAAAAAGGCGCATCGACAAGCGCGCATTTGCGGTTACGTTGGGGCGAACTGTAGCGCCAAATCGGGAGTCGCGAAGCGGTGCGGCGACATGGTGGCAAGGACCTTTTCCGTTGATCGCCTGTCGCCTGGCACATGCTGCTTCAGGGCGTGTCGGCTTGAAGAGGCCATGCGCACCTCATAACATCGACCCATCCCGCGTAATGACGAGAGTGCAATGACAAACATGACGTTTCTGCCTGACGATGGCGTCTTTCTCGGCCGCGCTCGATCACCGGCTTCGCCCCATCCCCTGATCGTCACGGTGCGCGACGGCACCGTCCTCGACATCACGTCAAGCGTGGCGCCGACCGTGCGGGACGTCTGCGAGATGGCCGATCCGGCAGGGCATGTGCGCTCGGCCAAGGGCAAGCCGATCGGCGCGCTCGACGACATCGCGGCCAACGGTTTCGAGGCCAGGCGCGATCCGGCAAGACCCTATCTGCTCTCCCCGGTCGACCTGCAGGCGGTCAAGGCGTCGGGCGTGACCTTCGTCGTCAGCCTGCTCGAACGGGTGATCGAGGAACAGGCGCGCGGCTCGGCGGAAAAGGCCGACGCCATTCGTGCCGACATTGCCGGGCTGATCGGCCACGATCTGTCGAAGCTCAAGCCCGGTTCGCCTGAGGCGATGGAGATCAAGGCCAAGCTGATCGCGCGCGGTGCCTGGTCGCAATATCTGGAAGTGGGCATCGGCCCCGACGCCGAGATCTTCACCAAATGCCAGCCCATGGCCTCGGTAGGCTTCGGTGCCGATGTCGGCCTGCACCCGGTGTCGACCTGGAACAATCCGGAGCCGGAGATCGCCATGATCGCCGCCTCGAGCGGCAGGATCGTCGGCGCCACCATCGGCAACGACGTCAATCTGCGCGACGTCGAAGGCCGCTCCGCGCTGCTGCTCGGCAAGGCCAAGGACAACAATGCCTCCGCGTCGCTTGGCCCTTTCATCCGCCTGTTCGACGACACCTTCTCGATCGAAGACGTGAAGCGGGCCGTGGTGCGCCTGAAGGTCGAGGGCGAGGATGGCTTCTCGCTGGAGGGTGCAAGCTCGATGGCCGAGATCAGCCGTT from Mesorhizobium sp. 113-3-3 encodes the following:
- a CDS encoding SMP-30/gluconolactonase/LRE family protein, whose amino-acid sequence is MTARQLGGEGQWIAKKKQPSLVCNARDIVGESLLWDENRKALIWVDIIGRRIHRFDPATRDHQSWRTPDLATSIGLRRDGGAIVGLRKDVALWDFGESFRTIATIEPDSPDTRLNEGVVAPDGSFWVGTMENNIGADDLARDISRDAGRIYRVDTAGTVEALSTDRFGITNTMVWAADDTFITADTTKNQIFRYHWDRVRSRITDRRPFFSGFPRGLPDGSCMDAEGYVWNCRVAGGGCLVRISPDGVLDRVVELPCSWPTSCAFGGENFDTLFVTSARFTMSESHLRANPQEGGLFAVRVGVRGAPTKRFG
- a CDS encoding ABC transporter substrate-binding protein, whose product is MTFHLKSIVGQKARAGLAALALALSSSVALAAEKLQYFTWSGYELPDFNKSFLAAHPDGVEASIFGDDDDAFTKVKAGFRPDIAHPCYDKVARWNKEGLLQPIDTKRIKNWDSIFPVFKNLPDLQAGDGKVWMVPWDWGNTSILYRTDLVKNPEASWNLLWDKQYAGRMATIDAVHDTPIVAALLAGVNPFDMTSEQMEKVAAKLREQRPLLSSYTTDMTSVEQALASGQLVAAMTWNASATSLKKQGVPVEFMKPKEGMLTWACGFVMLKDAKNVDLAYDFINSRLDADSGKFLIQSYGYGSSLSTAFAGVAKDELEKLQLPSDPEVMLKSTIFTGPMKQNDDVAKMFEKVKAGG
- a CDS encoding ABC transporter permease; the encoded protein is MSAFVAAQAPEARSSSGFRLAMLLPGALVTFLLILFALGLVLFLAFRGNDGSLLGVGLTVGNFVTVATDPLYWTVTLRSLVIAGLVTLATVVTAYPVAYYLAFHAGRRRSLLLFLVTLPFWTSYLLRVFAWKIVLAYNGVLNSALIESGIWSEPTLAFLNTPAAVVVTLAHAYAPFAILPIYVALDTIPKSLLEAASDLGARPFTAFRRVVLPNSMPGVLAAALVVFVPTVGDYVTPAMVGGPASTMIGTLIQSQFGKANDWPFGAALSVCVMLVILAVVLVARGADHRFGSRP
- a CDS encoding ABC transporter ATP-binding protein; its protein translation is MAPDPLVRLQSVSKIFPGGIVGLDAVDLDIVSGEFITLLGPSGCGKTTSLRVIAGFESPSSGKVLLDGRDITALRPFDRPVNTVFQDYALFPHMDVAENVGFGLSLRKLTGAEQAKRVGEALDMVGLADKLRARVLELSGGQRQRVALARAIVCEPRVLLLDEPLSALDAHLREQMQVELKRLQSRLGTTFVMVTHDQTEALSISDRIVVMNKGRIEQIAPPATLYDRPATTFVASFIGTMNLLQSRFVGRDGDRLRFAAGALPLEAVSETGQSPGEGEMRTIGVRPEDLLAATEAAPGTAPARVNSIVFHGRTLRLHAELGQGLPVVIDAPRQAEGFQFSVGDVAHISLRRGANCPMLAS
- a CDS encoding cupin domain-containing protein, whose protein sequence is MDMLDEAAEKPRDDADIRVGRRVRALRLERRLSLAELAARAGVSIGALSQIERGMSSLRVKVIWPLAAALDIEPSALIADGDEAVNDLYCVRSDKRRSIPVKSEGIAKALLSPPGATLTGMLVTVEADGGTAEAYAHAGHEFGYVLSGEVELVVDSTKYGLKTGDSFAFKSTLLHAFRNPGAEQCQILWVNTTKPSEVRDGA
- a CDS encoding ABC transporter permease, producing the protein MKANRAGTKRDGSWLGLYVLAYLVFLYLPVLLIPLFSFNDSIQAAFPLQGFTLQWYLTLYGNPALSGALLNSLVIGAIAASGATLCGITVSYMDLYGRSPLAATISAIARLPILIPGVIVGISLLILVNLIGLGPSRVAIVLGHILVALPTTVVVMRSRFAAIPKTVREAALDLGASDWTTFRRVMLPLSLPAVLSAFMLAFLISFDEFIVVFFLAGTEPTLPLYIWSQLRFPRSLPTVMALGTVILVVSFIIAGTAEILRHRGLGAARRNPA
- a CDS encoding FadR/GntR family transcriptional regulator, which encodes MVSDRSIEPDETNPGLVSAAIQAITQHIRVEGLGPGDLLPSEADMTRKLSVSRTVVREAFRSLSAMRLIDMSAGRRASVAKLDIGAMSMVIEHGVTTEQISVQQVYDVRRTIEMRTVALAALRRTDAEAAEIQKCAQLMRENYRTPEIVMEYDIAFHEAIAQASHNPVFSLIINAFSGVTRRTWVIGWRTRATEEEQIKMIEGHADIARAIVAGNPQLAAEHMAAHFDKSVKALIDAGIA
- a CDS encoding mandelate racemase/muconate lactonizing enzyme family protein codes for the protein MKIRSIETIRIEERPNLLWVEVHTDEGVTGLGETFFLARTVEEYIHEYVAPRVIGRDPLQIDLLSADLVGYLGFRSSGVEVRGNSAFDIALWDIFGKAMNQPIAQLLGGFSRQSIRTYNTCAGTEYIKDGKGQTTANYGLGTRQGYDDLNGFLHRADELAAELLEDGITAMKIWPFDHAAEKSRGLDISAGDLKAALQPFEKIRKAVGDKIDIMVEFHSMWQLLPAIKIAKALGPYGTYWHEDPIRMDSLADLKRYEAASPAPISASETLGSRWAFRDLLETGAAGIVMLDISWCGGLSEARKIAAMAEAWHLPVAPHDCTGPVVLAASTHLSLNAPNALVQESVRAFYRTWYRDLVTALPEVKDGMITVPPGPGLGLELNPDLGRAYTVHRRVSDKTDI